A single genomic interval of Heliangelus exortis chromosome 20, bHelExo1.hap1, whole genome shotgun sequence harbors:
- the BPTF gene encoding nucleosome-remodeling factor subunit BPTF isoform X1, whose amino-acid sequence MRGRRGRPPKQQQPAAATAQASSPAPPVPAGPIGGLRSRQRGSSRGRWATSAQAETAGPKQKGAGAAQASSPAAAASPRGGSKRKGGSGSSSTPGGGGSSGKGRGRAGAGGSGGGGGGGSCNSQGRAASSRRSISKVVYDDHESEEEEESMVSEEEEEGDPEDNQDSEEEEEEEIMEEEDDDDSDYPEEMEDEDDASYCTESSFRSHSTYSSTPGRRRQRVHRPRSPILEEKDIPPLEFPKSSEDLMVPSEHIMNVIAIYEVLRNFGTVLRLSPFRFEDFCAALVSQEQCTLMAEMHIVLLKAVLREEDTSNTTFGPADLKDSVNSTLYFIDGMTWPEVLRVYCESDKEYHHVLPYQETEDYPYGPVENKIKVLQFLVDQFLTTNIAREELMSEGVIQYDDHCRVCHKLGDLLCCETCSAVYHLECVKPPLEEVPEDEWQCEVCVAHKVPGVTDCVAEIQKNKPYIRHEPIGYDRHRRKYWFLNRRIIIEEDSESEKDKKIWYFSTKIQLAELIECLDKDYWEADLCKTLEEMREEIHRHMDVTEDLTNKARGNNKSFLSAANDEILDIIRARKGEIVEDKNTADDEAEKPKSDADNEQTDAERAKEESGDQDKIEETPTEQDEEKVKTEEATVIGDKSNSVASSTDDNNTNPSAGENSCSEGKNPVGCQSENPDSNNVAEKKVASELPQELSEETGEMIPSNSSIAPAAPQSDVENSNSSELGSGQNDSLKTPDDAENAERGSQTSEDTGEKSNGERSDSPGAGKGTPGSTRMLTRLRNPDSKLCQMKSQQVAAAAHEANKLYKEGREVLVVNSQGEVSRMNTKKEVVMKGNINNYFKLGQEGKYRVYHNQYATNSFALNKHQHREDHDKRRHLSHKFCLTPAGEFKWNGSVHGSRVLTISTLRLTIIQLENNIPASFLHPNWASHRSNWIKAVQMCSKPREFALALAILECAIKPVVMLPIWRESLGHTRLRRMTALEREEKEKVKKKERKQEEEETMQQATWVKYTFPVKHQVWKQKGEEYRVTGYGGWSWISKTHVHRFMPKLPGNTNANYRKLLPTKSEDEKCNLDKRKGQSKVKTEKDRTKDSHDLQAKDKADDSETLEKVQVKEEKSCEEKVEVDTVSENSDHAKDKEKGIDGENDKVIKEEPMDVDDEKTEPSGKDEESHCKRDIINVSEGFHLRTCYKRKVKSSKLDGLLERRIKQFTLEEKQRLERMKLEASAKAGGIPSVSPQKNIDELQMRKVKEGSQFDMSSQDQSCISNKTQTEDAEQDCLPISSISCTKTSEPSLPLTDRLSKREGQLLGEDSPQSSEGESSIHNDSKESNPDPMTADGQEALEEPENSFVDGLKHTNTEWDDSETSKKTLKQKLPTARVSQHDQENLEPVVTESTCRKDTLGTLEKTDSEGNSEQQSKDPENNCMIKSHIEPSSSQESEMEEDIAPGKTENKSENKSIIPQKSVSKDLETFNTELTSETNLESQTQENMEKVEAEEDLLSSKLTEANGQKKAQDTSTVNKHLDQTNLNSVTDKKNNKDEETETNLEKSAFQINGKDSDNKLLSNDDCLGKDTCETKTGGDIEPKVNNINKSIPEHEIKPLTFKESSVKPFMNGDIMVEDTKDKNNVDPKSHLQSSPEFEAGEGLQPADEVPKYVQTAEEKQLSPERSAFVGTSTPAHGVCAENNLNSETESMETEVIEDKKAAPSPVTSCEESSLSSDFADQNGVQTYKVENINGENKIKTVITEVTTTTSTVSTESKTVFKVAETVASDEKTTVVSSTENCAISTVTTTTTVTKLSTPATDSNVDVISVQEHSKTVVTTTVTDSLTTPEGTLVTSMTVSKEYSTKDKVKLMKFARPKKTRSGTALPSYRKFVTKSSKKSIFVLPNDDLKKLARKGGIREVPYFNYNAKPALDIWPYPSPRPTFGITWRYRLQTVKSLAGVSLMLRLLWACLKWDDMAAKAPPGGGTTRTETSETEITTTEIIKRRDVGPYGIRSEYCIRKIICPIGVPEAPKETPTPQRKGLRSSALRPKRPETPKQTGPVIIESWVAEEELELWEIRAFAERVEKEKAQAVEQQAKVSEQKKAEEFKAQLEAQLKHQRLAAQQKRLEQQKQIPAAGVAPAVTTTSSTTTTVSTPQKVVVGPLPGPVPTGTKVVLTTKVGSPATVTFQQNKNFHQTFATWVKQGQSSTATSTAATSATTIASTGQTFQISGSPVTMAGKVITKLPLPANSKIVAVNVPSTQGGVVQVQQKVLGIIPSTTGASQTYTSFQPRTATVTIRPNTTGTLGTTSTSQVVQGTPLRPGMTVIRTPLQQSSLGKTIIRTPLVVQQGILPASQTQQVVTQIIRGQPVSTAVSSTSTASSSAGQKTVTSPGTPPQQMQPQTPSQPPRPQQGQVKLTMAQLTQLTQGQGGSQGLTVVIQGQGQTTGQLQLIPQGVTVIPGPGQQLMQAAMPNGTIQRFLFTPLPAAATTASTTTTTVSTSTSATGEQKQALQAQPASALPPAQPQSQPQVQPQGQNQNTQPVPPAQPQAPQPALQPEPQTQPEPQTPASVDSPVTPEAQSSKSPVQSPAQPQAQGQSPVQVQSQQQTGILPQGQSQVQPQQPAQVQTTTQQQIQMQPHAPIQIQAQLQQSQPQVQTSVSTLPTTQSLNQVPVQSPARPQLQLQQPPTKVITVPQLQQQVQVLSQLQSHVVAQIQAQQGSVPQQIKLQLPIQIQQTSPVQAHQIQNVVTVQAASVQEQLQRVQQLREQQQKKKQQQIEIKREHTLQASNQSDIIQKQVVMKQNAVIEHLKQKKTLTPAEREENQRMIVCNQVMKYILDKIDKEEKQAAKKRKREESVEQKRSKQNATKLSALLFKHKEQLKAEILKKRALLDKDLQIEVQEELRKDLAKIKKEKEKAQAAAAAAAAAAAAAPPPPPPPPPPPPPQQHAASITSTSSSSSSSSSSSSSTTLPMAVSSQKRKREEEKDSSASKSKKKKMISTTSKETKKDTKLYCICKTPYDESKFYIGCDLCTNWYHGECVGITEKEAKKMDVYICNDCKRAQEGSSEELYCICRTPYDESQFYIGCDRCQNWYHGRCVGILQSEADLIDEYVCPQCQSTEDAMTVLSPLTDKDYEGLRRVLRSLQAHKMAWPFLEPVDPNDAPDYYGVIKEPMDLATMEERILKRYYKKVTEFVADMTKIFDNCRYYNPSDSPFYQCAEVLESFFVQKLKGFKASRSHNNKLQSTAS is encoded by the exons ATGCGGGGCCGGCGAGGCAGGCcgcccaagcagcagcagccggcGGCGGCCACCGCTCAGGCGAGCTCCCCGGCTCCGCCCGTCCCGGCGGGCCCCATCGGGGGGCTGAGGTCCCGGCAGCGGGGCAGCAGCCGCGGCAGGTGGGCGACCTCGGCCCAGGCGGAGACGGCGGGGCCCAAGCAGAAGGGAGCCGGGGCTGCCCAGGCCTCttcccccgccgccgccgcctcccccaGGGGGGGCAGCAAGAGGAAGGGaggcagcggcagcagcagcacccctggtgggggaggcagcagcGGTAAGGGtaggggcagggctggggctggaggatCAGggggaggaggcggaggaggcaGCTGCAACAGCCAAGGCAGGGCTGCCTCGTCCAGGAGGAGCATCAGCAAAGTGGTGTACGATGATCATGAGagtgaagaggaggaggagagcatgGTGTccgaggaggaagaggagggagacCCCGAGGATAACCAGGACTCcgaggaggaagaagaggaggagataatggaggaggaggacgacGACGACTCTGACTACCCTGAAGAGATGGAGGATGAAGACGATGCCAGTTATTGCACTGAGAGCAGCTTCAGGAGCCACAGCACCTACAGCAGCACCCCAG gtagGAGAAGACAAAGAGTGCATCGTCCTCGTTCTCCAATCTTGGAAGAAAAGGACATCCCACCCTTGGAATTTCCTAAATCCTCAGAGGACTTAATGGTGCCTAGTGAGCATATAATGAATGTTATTGCCATCTATGAGGTACTAAGGAACTTTGGCACTGTTTTACGCCTCTCTCCTTTTCGTTTTGAGGacttctgtgctgctctggtAAGTCAAGAGCAGTGCACACTTATGGCAGAGATGCATATAgtgcttttaaaagcagttttacGTGAAGAAGACACTTCAAATACTACCTTTGGACCTGCTGACCTCAAAGATAGCGTTAATTCCACTTTGTATTTCATAGATGGAATGACGTGGCCAGAGGTTCTGCGGGTATATTGTGAGAGTGACAAGGAATACCATCATGTTCTTCCTTACCAAGAAACAGAGGACTATCCTTATGGACCAGTAGAGAATAAAATCAAAGTTCTGCAGTTTTTAGTGGATCAGTTTCTTACAACAAACATTGCACGTGAGGAGTTGATGTCAGAAGGTGTTATTCAGTATGATGATCATTGTAGGGTTTGTCACAAACTTGGGGATTTGCTTTGCTGTGAAACTTGCTCAGCTGTGTACCATCTGGAGTGTGTGAAGCCACCTCTAGAAGAGGTACCAGAAGATGAGTGGCAGTGTGAGGTCTGTGTTGCACATAAGGTGCCTGGAGTAACTGACTGTGTTGCTGAAatccaaaaaaataaaccatacATTCGACATGAACCTATTGGATACGACAGGCATAGACGAAAATACTGGTTCCTGAACAGAAGAATCATTAT agaggaagattcagaaagtgagaaagacaagaaaatctGGTACTTTAGCACAAAGATACAGCTGGCAGAGTTAATTGAATGCCTAGACAAAGATTACTGGGAAGCTGACCTATGCAAAACTCTGGAAGAAATGCGTGAAGAAATTCATCGGCACATGGATGTGACAGAAGACCTCACTAATAAAGCAAGGGGCAACAACAAGtctttcctttctgcagcaaaTG ATGAAATTTTGGACATTATCAgagcaagaaaaggagaaatagtGGAAGataaaaacacagcagatgATGAAGCAGAAAAGCCCAAAAGTGATGCTGATAATGAGCAGACAGATGCTGAGAGGGCCAAGGAAGAGTCTGGAGACCAAGATAAAATTGAGGAAACACCCACTGagcaagatgaagaaaaagtgaaaacagaag AGGCAACAGTCATTGGGGATAAAAGTAACTCTGTGGCATCAAGCACTGATGACAACAACACAAATCCTTCTGCAGGAGAGAATAGTTGCTCTGAAGGGAAGAACCCAGTGGGGTGTCAGTCAGAAAACCCTGATAGCAACAACGTGGCAGAGAAGAAGGTGGCATCTGAGCTCCCTCAGGAACTCTCAG AAGAAACTGGTGAGATGATCCCTAGCAACAGCAGCATTGCACCTGCTGCACCTCAGTCAGATGTtgaaaacagcaacagcagtgAGCTGGGCTCTGGGCAGAATGACTCCCTTAAGACACCTGATGATGCTGAAAATGCAGAGAGGGGATCCCAGACTTCAGAGGACACAG gaGAGAAATCTAATGGTGAAAGAAGTGATTCTCCAGGTGCAGGGAAGGGCACACCAGGTTCCACACGAATGCTGACAAGATTACGAAATCCAGATAGCAAGTTGTGCCAGATGAAAAGCCAGCAggttgctgctgcagcacatgaAGCAAATAAATTgtataaagaaggcagagag GTTCTGGTGGTCAACTCTCAAGGTGAAGTCTCTCGAAtgaacacaaagaaagaagTTGTGATGAAAGGAAATATCaacaattatttcaaattagGGCAAGAGGGGAAGTATCGTGTTTATCACAACCAATATGCCACAAATTCATTTGCCCTGAACAAACACCAGCACAGGGAAGACCATGACAAGAGACGACACCTCTCACATAAATTCTGTCTGACTCCTGCTGGAGAATTCAAATGGAATGGGTCTGTACATGGCTCCAGAGTTCTCACCATATCCACTTTGAGGCTGACTATTATTCAGCTGGAAAACAACATCCCAGCATCATTCCTCCACCCTAACTGGGCTTCCCACAG GTCTAACTGGATTAAGGCTGTTCAGATGTGCAGCAAACCCAGAGAATTTGCACTAGCTCTGGCTATTTTGGAATGTGCAATCAAACCAGTTGTCATGCTGCCCATCTGGAGGGAGTCGTTGGGGCACACtag ATTACGTAGAATGACAGCAttagaaagagaagaaaaggagaaagtgaaaaaaaaagagagaaaacaagaagaagaagaaacgATGCAGCAAGCTACATGGGTGAAATACACATTTCCTGTCAAACATCAA gtttggaagcagaaaggagaagaataTAGAGTAACAGGATATGGTGGCTGGAGCTGGATTAGTAAAACACATGTCCACCGGTTTATGCCCAAACTCCCTGGCAATACTAATGCAAATTACAGGAAGTTGCTACCAA CAAAGAGTGAAGATGAAAAATGCAACTTGGATAAACGAAAAGGTCAAAGTAAggtgaaaacagagaaagacagaaCAAAGGATTCTCATGATCTGCAAGCTAAAGACAAAGCAGATGATTCAGAAACCTTGGAGAAAGTGCAAGTGAAAGAAGAGAAGTCCTGTGAAGAAAAAGTAGAAGTTGATACAGTTTCTGAAAACTCAGATCATGCAAAAGACAAAG aaaaaggaatCGATGGTGAAAATGACAAAGTCATCAAGGAAGAACCTATGGATGTTGATGATGAGAAAACTGAACCCTCtggaaaagatgaggaaagTCACTGTAAGAGGGATATAATCAATGTCAGTGAGGGGTTTCATTTAAGGACTTGCTACAAAAGGAAAGTGAAATCATCCAAATTAGATGGACTGCTTGAGAGGAGAATAAAACAATTTacactggaagaaaagcaacGTCTGGAAAGGATGAAGCTTGAGGCTAGTGCTAAAGCAGGAGGCATTCCATCTGTAAGCCCCCAGAAGAACATAGATGAGCTACAGatgagaaaagtaaaagaaggCAGCCAGTTTGACATGTCTTCCCAAGATCAAAGCTGTATTTCAAATAAGACCCAAACTGAAGATGCAGAACAGGACTGTTTGCCCATCAGCAGCATCTCTTGTACCAAAACCAGTGAGCCCTCTTTGCCTTTGACAGACAGGTTGTCAAAAAGAGAAGGCCAGCTACTGGGTGAAGACTCACCTCAGTCCTCTGAAGGGGAAAGCTCCATTCACAATGATAGTAAAGAAAGCAACCCTGATCCTATGACTGCTGATGGACAAGAGGCTCTTGAAGAGCCTGAGAATTCATTTGTGGATGGCTTGAAACACACAAATACAGAATGGGATGATTCAGAAACGAgcaaaaaaactttaaaacaaaaactacCTACTGCCAGAGTATCTCAGCATGACCAAGAAAACTTAGAGCCAGTGGTAACTGAAAGCACCTGTAGAAAAGACACTCTGGGGACTCTTGAAAAAACAGATTCAGAAGGGAATTCTGAACAGCAGAGCAAAGATCCAGAAAACAACTGTATGATAAAAAGCCATATTGAACCATCATCCTCTCAAGAAAGTGAAATGGAGGAAGACATTGCtccaggaaaaactgaaaataaatctgaaaacaaGAGTATAATTCCCCAGAAGTCAGTTAGTAAAGATCTAGAAACATTTAACACAGAGCTAACATCTGAAACAAACCTTGAAAGTCAAACTCAGGAAAACATGGAGAAGGTAGAAGCTGAAGAGGATTTACTGAGCTCTAAACTGACTGAGGCCAATGGTCAAAAGAAAGCTCAGGACACCAGTACTGTAAACAAACACCTTGATCAGACAAATCTAAATAGTGTTACTGACAAAAAGAACAATAAGGATGAAGAAACTGAGACAAACTtagaaaaatcagcatttcaAATTAATGGAAAAGACAGTGACAATAAATTGTTATCAAATGATGACTGTTTAGGTAAGGATACCTGTGAAACTAAGACAGGGGGTGATATTGAACCCAAagttaataatattaataaatccATTCCAGAACATGAAATAAAACCATTGACTTTCAAGGAATCTTCAGTAAAGCCATTCATGAATGGTGACATCATGGTAGAGGAcacaaaggacaaaaataatgtGGACCCAAAGTCACATCTGCAGAGTTCACCTGAGTTTGAAGCAGGAGAGGGGCTTCAGCCAGCAGATGAGGTTCCCAAGTACGTGCagacagctgaagaaaaacagctttctCCTGAGAGATCTGCATTTGTTGGCACTTCCACACCTGCACATGGTGTCTGTgcagaaaataatctgaatagTGAAACAGAATCCATGGAAACTGAAGTAATTGAGGATAAGAAGGCTGCTCCATCACCTGTAACCTCATGTGAGGAATCTAGCTTGAGTAGTGACTTTGCTGATCAGAATGGTGTACAGACATATAAAGTGGAAAATATTAATggagaaaataagattaaaacTGTTATTACTGAAGTGACTACCACGACATCCACCGTGTCAACAGAATCCAAAACTGTGTTTAAAGTTGCAGAAACTGTAGCTTCTGATGAGAAAACAACAGTGGTGTCATCTACAGAAAATTGTGCCATATCCACTGTAACTACCACAACTACTGTAACCAAACTTAGCACTCCAGCTACAGACAGTAATGTTGATGTCATTTCTGTACAAGAGCACAGTAAAACAGTGGTTACAACAACAGTAACTGATTCCCTGACCACCCCAGAAGGCACATTGGTGACTTCCATGACTGTCAGCAAGGAGTATTCTACTAAAGACAAAGTGAAGTTGATGAAATTTGCAAGACCCAAAAAAACTCGTTCTGGAACTGCCTTGCCATCTTATAGAAAATTTGTCaccaaaagcagtaaaaaaagcatctttgttTTACCCAACGATGACTTAAAAAAGCTGGCCAGAAAAGGAGGGATCAGAGAAGTTCCTTATTTCAATTACAATGCAAAGCCTGCCTTGGATATCTGGCCATATCCATCCCCAAGGCCAACTTTTGGGATCACTTGGAG GTACCGACTACAAACAGTGAAATCATTGGCTGGAGTGAGCCTGATGTTGAGGTTGTTGTGGGCATGTCTCAAATGGGATGATATGGCAGCCAAAGCTCCCCCTGGGGGAGGAACTACACGTACAG AAACATCTGAAACTGAAATTACAACAACAGAAATAATCAAGAGAAGAGATGTTGGTCCCTATGGAATCCGGTCAGAGTACTgtataagaaaaattatttgtccCATTGGTGTACCAGAGGCTCCAAAAG AAACTCCAACACCCCAGAGGAAGGGACTACGATCAAGTGCACTAAGGCCAAAAAGGCCAGAAACACCCAAGCAAACGGGCCCTGTTATAATTGAGAGTTGGGTAGCAGAGGAGGAATTGGAACTGTGGGAGATCAGGGCATTTGCTGAAAG ggtggagaaggaaaaggcacAGGCAGTTGAACAACAGGCTAAGGTTAGTGAACAGAAGAAGGCAGAGGAATTCAAGGCCCAATTGGAGGCTCAACTAAAACACCAACGATTGGCTGCCCAGCAG AAACgtctggagcagcagaagcagatcCCTGCTGCAGGTGTGGCCCCTGCTGTCACTACAACCAGCAGCACTACAACTACTGTCTCAACACCACAGAAAGTTGTGGTAGGGCCTTTACCTGGCCCAGTCCCCACTGGAACCAAAGTAGTACTTACTACAAAAGTGGGTTCTCCAGCTACAGTAACATTCCAACAAAACAAGAATTTCCATCAGACTTTTGCTACTTGGGTTAAACAAGGCCAGTCTTCAACAG CCACTAGCACAGCTGCCACTTCAGCCACAACCATTGCCAGCACAGGGCAGACCTTCCAGATCTCAGGCAGTCCAGTAACGATGGCAGGGAAAGTGATAACTAAGCTGCCACTCCCTGCAAACAGCAAGATTGTTGCCGTCAATGTGCCATCAACTCAAGGAG GTGTTGTTCAAGTTCAGCAAAAGGTGTTGGGTATCATTCCATCAACTACAGGTGCAAGTCAAACATATACTTCATTCCAGCCAAGGACAGCAACAGTAACCATTAGGCCAAATACCACAGGGACATTAGGAACAACAAGCACTTCACAA GTAGTGCAAGGGACACCACTCCGTCCTGGGATGACAGTGATAAGGACACCACTCCAGCAGTCATCCCTTGGGAAAACCATCATCAGAACACCTCTAGTGGTGCAACAAGGTATTCTTCCAGCCA GTCAGACACAGCAAGTGGTGACTCAAATAATCAGGGGTCAGCCTGTCTCCACAGCAGTTTCTAGTACCAGcacagcctcttccagtgctggACAGAAGACTGTCACAAGTCCTGGAACACCTCCTCAGCAAATGCAGCCACAAACCCCATCACAGCCCCCTCGCCCACAGCAGGGGCAAGTGAAACTGACTATGGCCCAACTCACACAACTAACACAAGGACAG ggtggCAGCCAAGGATTAACTGTGGTAATTCAGGGACAAGGTCAAACTACTGGTCAATTACAATTAATTCCTCAGGGTGTGACTGTAATACCTGGTCCAGGACAACAGCTTATGCAAGCAGCAATGCCAAATGGTACAATTCAGAGATTTCTTTTCACCCCACTACCAGCAGCTGCTACTACAGCTAGCACAACTACAACAACAGTTTCCACTTCAACCTCGG CTACAGGGGAACAGAAGCAGGCTCTACAGGCACAGCCAGCATCAGCACtgcccccagctcagcctcagAGCCAGCCCCAGGTCCAGCCTCAGGGGCAGAATCAGAACACGCAGCCtgtgcccccagcccagccccaggcaccCCAGCCAGCACTTCAGCCTGAACCTCAGACCCAGCCTGAACCTCAGACTCCAGCATCTGTTGACTCTCCAGTCACACCTGAAGCACAATCATCTAAATCTCCAGTTCAgtctccagcacagccccaggctcAAGGGCAATCTCCAGTCCAAgtccagagccagcagcagacTGGAATCCTTCCACAAGGCCAGTCCCAAGTCCAGCCTCAGCAACCAGCTCAGGTGCAGACTACAACCCAACAACAGATTCAGATGCAGCCCCATGCTCCCATACAAATTCAAGCTCAGCTGCAGCAATCACAACCTCAGGTTCAGACTTCTGTCTCCACCCTTCCAACTACTCAAAGTTTAAATCAGGTTCCTGTGCAATCCCCAGCTCGTCCTCAGCTGCAACTTCAGCAGCCTCCAACAAAAGTTATTACAGTGCCTCAGCTTCAGCAACAAGTCCAAGTTCTCTCTCAGCTTCAGTCACATGTTGTGGCTCAGATACAAGCCCAACAAGGCAGTGTGCCCCAGCAGATCAAGCTTCAGTTACCTATTCAGATTCAACAAACTAGCCCAGTACAGGCTCACCAGATTCAGAATGTGGTAACAGTTCAAGCAGCTAGTGttcaggagcagctgcagagagttcagcagctcagggagcagcaacagaagaaaaaacagcaacagaTAGAAATTAAACGTGAGCACACCCTTCAGGCTTCTAATCAAAGTGACATTATCCAGAAACAG GTGGTTATGAAACAGAATGCTGTCATAGAGCACTTGAAACAGAAGAAGACATTGACTCcagctgaaagggaagaaaatcagaG aatgATTGTGTGCAACCAAGTGATGAAGTATATTCTGGATAAGatagacaaagaagaaaaacaggcagCTAAGAAACGAAAGCGAGAGGAGAGTGTGGAACAGAAGAGGAGTAAACAGAATGCTACTAagctctcagctctgcttttcaagcATAAAGAAcagctgaaagctgaaatactgaaaaaaagagcactTCTGGACAAAGATCTACAAATTGAAGTGCAG GAGGAGCTAAGGAAAGACTTGGctaaaattaagaaagaaaaagaaaaagcccaggcagctgctgctgcagccgCAGCCGCTGCAGCCGCCGCGCCaccgccaccaccaccacctcctccaccaccaccaccccagcagcacgcagccagcatcacctccacctcttcatcctcctcctcttcctcctcctcctcctcttccaccaCCCTCCCCATGGCTGTGTCCTC